The Crocinitomicaceae bacterium genome includes a region encoding these proteins:
- a CDS encoding TIGR01777 family protein, with the protein MHSSETVLISGASGLIGRFLSRSLKDKGYQVIQLVRNKSAQSSFDQITYHELNGDEKKNLLRVDHIIHLAGASIGEGRWTKKRKRELRDSRIETAKFLFEKFSDQDLKTWITASGVAWYGNETSEKVFKEDDAAGDDFLAGLTVEWEKAANVFSTKNVRVAAVRTGVVLAPQAEVLKKMLTPFKWNFGAVLGKGTQFFPWIHIEDLCNVYLTLLENKSLSGSFNAVAPQFISNAQLTKDIALVLKKKVWLPAVPGWILKLILGEMSSLVLTGNKISSDKIQKTGYVFKHTDFKAALRTCVGD; encoded by the coding sequence ATGCATTCATCAGAAACTGTCTTAATATCTGGCGCAAGTGGGTTGATTGGAAGATTTCTTTCCAGATCACTAAAGGATAAAGGATATCAAGTTATTCAATTGGTAAGAAATAAATCTGCGCAATCAAGTTTTGACCAAATCACCTATCACGAATTGAATGGTGACGAAAAGAAAAATCTACTGCGCGTTGATCATATCATTCATCTGGCAGGTGCAAGTATTGGAGAAGGTAGATGGACAAAAAAGCGGAAAAGAGAACTGCGTGACAGCAGAATTGAAACTGCAAAATTCTTATTTGAAAAATTTTCAGACCAAGATTTGAAAACATGGATTACTGCATCTGGGGTCGCATGGTATGGCAATGAAACATCTGAAAAAGTATTCAAAGAAGATGATGCTGCTGGAGATGATTTTTTAGCCGGGTTGACGGTTGAGTGGGAAAAAGCGGCAAATGTATTTTCAACAAAAAATGTGCGCGTTGCAGCGGTTCGAACCGGAGTGGTATTGGCCCCACAAGCTGAGGTATTAAAAAAAATGCTGACACCGTTTAAATGGAATTTTGGTGCAGTGCTTGGTAAAGGCACACAATTTTTTCCATGGATTCATATAGAAGATTTGTGCAATGTGTACTTAACCTTACTTGAAAATAAATCGCTTTCCGGTTCTTTTAACGCCGTGGCTCCACAATTTATTTCCAATGCTCAACTTACTAAAGACATTGCCTTGGTATTAAAAAAGAAAGTATGGTTGCCTGCTGTTCCCGGATGGATACTGAAATTAATTTTGGGTGAGATGAGTTCACTTGTATTAACAGGCAATAAAATTTCATCGGATAAAATACAAAAAACGGGTTATGTTTTCAAACACACAGATTTCAAAGCGGCTTTGAGAACTTGTGTTGGAGATTGA